One segment of Mycoplasma sp. E35C DNA contains the following:
- the topA gene encoding type I DNA topoisomerase has protein sequence MAVENSKILVIESPNKIKTLKKYLSDDYDIVATVGHIRDLPKYTLGFNLEDFTPKWEVIKEKKSAAKSTKANKDKKPKTLTKEELIEDLVKKAKKADEVYLATDPDREGEAISWHVYDVLKQRGVDVQKCKRIVFNEISEKAVKNAIANPRDIQDDWVSSQVTRRRLDRLIGFKLSSLMKSKLNADSAGRVQSIALKFITEREELINKFVPRFWWTLDVVLKDGTELMLRKINDDLAKKLSFKELEEVSGIDFNSEADAQIVKDNLTDKYKVYAIDAPKLKNSYPKELYKTSTLQQDAINKLKWRSAKITSVAQELYEGVEINNEQIALISYPRTDSTRLSPEFGEYTLNYIAKTYGENYQANAEQLAKEPKSAKKQKIKVQDAHEAIHPIDITITPESIRDKVSNDQYSLYKLIWIRTVAHYMAPAIYERVNIRFINNENKFYAVNNILKFDGYKKIYSHFDDQDHLRKIKLEQFSVGKEFEAKDVMINEHQTTPPPRYTQATLIEALETEGIGRPSTYSTILNVVLKRNYAELLNSRYYKMTELGQKVASELDKNFPAIMDKAFTRNMETTLDEIAHGQTNDVIYLKDFWTKFSDDLEEAKSKIVKKVEYIEGRNCPNCDSRLVQRQGRYGAFVGCSNFPKCKYIDKPNKEPKIIIYEDGVECDLCHSKLVRRVSKRKSKNTEFLGCSNFPTCKFTKSLEPKSEEDDESIRDSSII, from the coding sequence ATGGCTGTTGAAAACTCAAAAATCTTAGTAATCGAGTCGCCCAATAAGATTAAGACTTTAAAGAAATATTTGAGTGATGATTATGATATTGTGGCTACGGTGGGTCATATTCGTGATTTGCCTAAATACACTTTAGGTTTTAATTTAGAAGACTTCACACCAAAGTGAGAAGTTATTAAAGAAAAAAAGTCAGCAGCTAAATCTACAAAAGCTAATAAAGATAAAAAACCAAAAACTTTAACTAAAGAAGAATTAATTGAAGACTTAGTTAAAAAAGCAAAAAAAGCTGATGAAGTATATCTAGCTACCGACCCTGACCGTGAAGGTGAAGCGATCTCTTGACACGTTTATGATGTCTTAAAACAACGTGGTGTTGATGTTCAAAAATGTAAGCGTATTGTCTTTAATGAAATTAGTGAAAAAGCAGTTAAAAATGCGATAGCTAACCCTCGTGATATCCAAGATGATTGGGTTTCATCACAAGTAACAAGAAGAAGACTTGACCGTTTAATTGGTTTTAAATTATCAAGTTTAATGAAATCAAAATTAAATGCTGATTCAGCTGGAAGAGTGCAGTCAATCGCATTAAAATTTATTACTGAACGTGAAGAATTAATTAATAAATTTGTTCCAAGATTTTGATGAACGTTAGATGTTGTGCTTAAAGATGGCACAGAATTAATGTTAAGAAAAATTAACGATGATTTAGCCAAAAAACTATCATTCAAAGAACTAGAAGAAGTTAGTGGTATTGACTTTAATTCAGAAGCTGACGCACAAATTGTTAAGGATAATTTAACTGATAAATATAAGGTGTATGCAATCGATGCACCAAAATTAAAAAATTCATATCCAAAAGAACTTTATAAAACTTCAACATTACAGCAAGATGCGATTAATAAATTAAAATGAAGATCAGCTAAAATCACATCAGTTGCTCAAGAATTATATGAAGGGGTTGAAATTAATAACGAACAAATCGCATTGATTTCATACCCAAGAACTGATAGCACAAGATTAAGTCCAGAATTTGGTGAATATACTTTAAACTATATTGCTAAAACTTATGGTGAAAATTACCAAGCTAATGCTGAACAATTAGCTAAAGAACCAAAATCTGCGAAAAAACAAAAGATTAAAGTTCAAGATGCTCACGAAGCGATTCATCCAATTGATATCACAATTACTCCAGAATCAATTCGTGATAAGGTTAGCAATGATCAATACAGTTTATATAAATTAATTTGAATTAGAACTGTTGCTCACTACATGGCACCAGCCATCTATGAACGAGTAAATATTCGTTTTATTAATAACGAAAATAAATTTTATGCTGTCAATAATATTCTTAAATTTGATGGTTATAAGAAAATTTATTCTCACTTTGATGACCAAGATCATTTAAGAAAAATTAAATTAGAACAATTCAGTGTTGGTAAAGAGTTTGAAGCTAAGGATGTGATGATCAATGAGCACCAAACTACTCCACCACCAAGATATACTCAAGCAACATTAATTGAAGCACTTGAAACTGAAGGTATTGGTCGTCCTTCAACTTATTCAACAATTCTTAATGTTGTATTAAAAAGAAATTATGCTGAATTATTAAACAGTCGTTATTATAAGATGACTGAATTAGGTCAAAAAGTGGCTAGTGAATTGGATAAAAATTTCCCTGCAATCATGGATAAAGCCTTCACTAGAAACATGGAAACAACCTTAGATGAAATTGCTCATGGTCAAACTAATGATGTGATTTATCTAAAAGATTTTTGAACTAAATTCTCAGATGATCTAGAAGAAGCAAAAAGTAAAATTGTTAAAAAAGTTGAATACATTGAAGGTAGAAATTGCCCGAATTGTGATTCTAGATTAGTTCAACGCCAAGGCCGATATGGTGCTTTTGTTGGTTGTTCGAATTTTCCAAAATGTAAATACATAGACAAGCCTAACAAAGAACCTAAAATCATCATTTATGAAGATGGTGTTGAGTGTGATTTATGTCATTCAAAATTAGTGCGAAGAGTATCTAAACGCAAGAGCAAAAACACAGAATTCTTGGGCTGTTCAAACTTTCCAACTTGTAAATTTACCAAGAGCTTAGAACCAAAATCTGAAGAAGATGACGAATCAATTCGTGATTCATCGATTATTTAG
- the rpsM gene encoding 30S ribosomal protein S13 produces MARILGIDIPNNKRVEISLTYIYGIGKPRAQEILRKAKIDANKRVKDLTDEELALIRSVASTYMLEGDLRREVALNIKRLMEIGSYTGLRHRRGLPVRGQRTKSNARTRKGPRKTVANKKIESK; encoded by the coding sequence ATGGCACGTATTTTAGGAATCGATATTCCCAACAATAAGCGCGTGGAAATTTCATTAACTTATATTTATGGAATTGGAAAACCTCGTGCTCAAGAAATCTTAAGAAAAGCAAAAATCGACGCAAACAAAAGAGTTAAAGACCTAACTGACGAAGAGTTAGCTCTAATTCGTTCTGTTGCTAGCACTTACATGCTAGAAGGTGATTTACGTCGTGAAGTAGCATTAAACATTAAACGTTTAATGGAAATTGGTTCTTATACAGGACTTCGTCACAGAAGAGGTTTACCTGTAAGAGGTCAAAGAACTAAATCAAACGCAAGAACACGTAAAGGTCCAAGAAAAACCGTTGCTAACAAGAAAATTGAAAGTAAGTAA
- the trxA gene encoding thioredoxin, which produces MKHVTSKAEFEQLIKDNKKVVVDFYADWCGPCKMFGPVFEQVSKEKTDWTFIKVNVDEAEELSIKYQVASIPTLYTFKNGEIENKKIGFIPKEVLLTLLD; this is translated from the coding sequence ATGAAACACGTAACAAGTAAAGCTGAATTTGAACAATTAATTAAAGATAACAAAAAAGTAGTTGTTGATTTTTATGCTGATTGATGTGGACCTTGTAAGATGTTTGGTCCTGTTTTTGAACAAGTTTCAAAAGAAAAAACTGATTGAACATTTATTAAAGTAAATGTTGATGAAGCAGAAGAATTATCAATTAAATACCAAGTAGCAAGTATTCCAACTCTATACACCTTTAAAAATGGTGAAATAGAAAATAAAAAAATTGGATTTATTCCTAAAGAAGTTTTATTAACTTTATTAGATTAA
- a CDS encoding ribulose-phosphate 3-epimerase, whose product MSDLLFSILPMLNNFDEAKLIHYRSLGLNKIHYDVMDEFVNNTAFDERYVDKLHELGYQVNVHLMVNKVANNILTYAKTKCDAVSFHVEPLANNKPLIAKYLAYLKTNNKKVGLAFKFNTDINEYLEYIKLVDYVTLMSVEPGAGGQSFEPLVYRNIAKLIKFNKDLPIEIDGGITLDKAIELKGLVSDFVSGSYFYKLDDQQKQAMLQTIRADHN is encoded by the coding sequence ATGAGCGACTTGTTGTTTTCAATCTTACCAATGCTTAACAATTTTGATGAAGCTAAACTAATTCATTATCGTTCTTTGGGACTTAATAAAATCCATTATGATGTGATGGATGAATTTGTAAACAACACAGCTTTTGATGAACGCTATGTTGATAAATTGCATGAACTTGGTTATCAAGTTAATGTGCATTTAATGGTCAATAAAGTGGCAAACAACATTCTGACATACGCTAAAACTAAATGTGATGCTGTGTCATTTCATGTTGAGCCATTAGCTAACAACAAACCATTAATTGCTAAATATTTAGCTTATCTAAAAACTAATAATAAAAAAGTTGGTTTGGCATTTAAATTTAATACGGATATCAACGAATATTTAGAATACATTAAATTAGTTGATTATGTTACTTTAATGTCAGTCGAACCAGGAGCTGGTGGACAATCATTTGAACCTTTGGTTTATCGTAATATTGCAAAACTAATTAAATTCAACAAAGATTTACCGATTGAAATTGATGGTGGGATCACGCTTGACAAAGCAATCGAACTAAAAGGATTGGTTTCTGATTTTGTTTCAGGTTCGTATTTTTACAAACTAGATGATCAACAAAAACAAGCAATGTTACAAACAATCAGAGCTGATCATAATTAA
- a CDS encoding PP2C family serine/threonine-protein phosphatase, whose product MKKIYASSTHVGIVREENQDAVFVGTNQYHNIMGLVCDGLGGYKGGAIASSLTRDLIQETFLSTNFNNLKDEQVEEWFHKLLFRCKQQIYDYIQANDEQFKKEHENASLKQMATTIVLSIIANKKIYTFWVGDSRAYLIAKNKDVNQITNDHNLYNYLKKIKASPVTFKANEKELLALTNIVSKDTSKLEFDTSIDYLNDHDEYLLLSSDGFYNFVMPEQFHDLLSITDDMQKVTDNLIENGMNAMSNDNLSVVAIKLTEVVNG is encoded by the coding sequence ATGAAAAAGATTTATGCAAGTTCAACCCATGTTGGGATCGTGCGTGAAGAAAACCAAGATGCAGTCTTTGTTGGCACAAATCAATATCACAATATTATGGGCTTAGTTTGTGATGGTTTAGGTGGATATAAAGGTGGTGCGATTGCTAGTTCATTAACTCGTGATCTAATCCAAGAAACCTTTTTATCAACCAATTTTAATAACCTTAAAGACGAACAAGTTGAAGAATGATTCCATAAATTATTGTTTAGATGTAAACAACAAATTTATGACTACATTCAAGCTAATGATGAACAGTTCAAAAAAGAACATGAAAATGCTTCATTAAAACAAATGGCAACAACAATCGTGTTGTCAATTATTGCTAATAAAAAAATCTATACTTTCTGAGTTGGTGACTCTCGCGCTTATTTGATTGCTAAAAATAAAGACGTAAACCAAATTACCAACGATCATAACTTGTATAACTATCTGAAAAAAATCAAAGCTTCACCAGTTACATTTAAAGCTAATGAAAAAGAATTATTAGCTTTAACTAACATCGTTTCAAAAGATACTAGCAAACTTGAGTTTGATACTTCAATCGATTATCTAAACGACCATGATGAATATTTATTATTATCATCTGATGGTTTTTATAACTTCGTAATGCCTGAACAATTCCACGATTTATTAAGCATTACAGACGATATGCAAAAAGTTACGGATAACTTAATTGAAAACGGAATGAATGCGATGTCAAATGACAATTTAAGTGTGGTGGCAATTAAATTAACTGAGGTTGTGAATGGCTAA
- the gmk gene encoding guanylate kinase produces MSSKQGLIILISGPSGVGKGTIVNHLLLDKELKLNLSISATTRKIRENEIDGVHYHFKTKEEFQKMIDDNALLEYANYVNNFYGTPLSTVKEIVNKNENLILEIEYQGVLQVLNKGFRTLSIFITPPSQDELINRLKKRGTESDETINKRLEQAIKEYAHKEFYDHVIVNDDLDKTIDKIKKLIKESIE; encoded by the coding sequence ATGAGTTCCAAGCAAGGTCTAATCATATTAATATCAGGTCCAAGTGGAGTGGGTAAGGGAACAATTGTTAATCATTTGTTATTAGATAAAGAATTAAAATTAAACCTTTCAATTTCAGCAACCACTAGAAAAATTCGTGAAAATGAAATTGATGGTGTTCATTATCACTTTAAAACCAAAGAAGAGTTTCAAAAAATGATTGATGATAACGCATTATTAGAATATGCTAATTATGTTAATAATTTTTATGGAACCCCTTTATCAACCGTTAAAGAGATCGTTAATAAAAACGAAAATCTAATCTTAGAAATCGAATACCAGGGCGTGTTGCAAGTTTTAAATAAAGGTTTTAGGACATTAAGTATTTTTATAACACCACCATCACAAGATGAATTAATTAATCGCTTAAAAAAACGTGGCACAGAAAGTGATGAAACAATTAATAAGCGTTTAGAACAAGCGATCAAAGAATATGCACATAAAGAGTTCTATGATCATGTTATTGTTAATGATGATTTAGATAAAACGATTGATAAAATCAAAAAGTTAATTAAAGAAAGTATTGAATAA
- a CDS encoding glucose-6-phosphate isomerase, whose product MIKLKFDLIKDVDHAKLTSKYQKKLDVIYDQLINKKTPSANMLGWIDYVNQDFSDLYKKIDDQIKAWDELKITDVVVIGIGGSFTGVKAILDMAAYLPSQQKRKIHFVRSLSENSLVSVFEQIKDKNWGIVVVSKSGTTLEPSVGFKLFREELYKQYKDKAPERIVAITDPEKGVLHDLAVKNKYAMFPIYSSIGGRYSTLTPSGLLVAGLVGINYKDLINGANQARTDLFKTGDLTKNTAFCYAALRYYLYTELKKDVEIAVTYEEQHEYLMLQHRQLFGESEGKGLNSLFPTYSVNTTDLHSMGQLYQQGKKIFFETVFSFEKGNSNCLKLAKSQFDNDDQLDYIANKSVNELNYVACQATKLAHANADVPIIEIDVEQNNAYAFGYVYYWMCIATSASCLLLGHDPYDQPGVEDYKQRMFKMLGK is encoded by the coding sequence ATGATTAAATTAAAATTTGACCTGATAAAAGATGTTGATCATGCTAAATTAACAAGCAAATATCAAAAGAAATTAGACGTTATTTATGATCAATTAATTAATAAAAAAACACCTAGTGCTAATATGCTAGGTTGAATTGATTATGTAAATCAAGATTTTAGTGATTTATACAAAAAAATTGACGATCAAATTAAAGCTTGGGATGAATTAAAAATTACTGATGTTGTTGTAATTGGTATTGGTGGATCATTCACTGGTGTTAAAGCTATTTTAGATATGGCTGCTTATCTACCAAGTCAACAAAAAAGAAAAATTCACTTTGTTCGTAGTTTAAGTGAAAATTCATTAGTAAGTGTTTTTGAACAAATTAAAGATAAAAACTGAGGTATTGTTGTTGTTTCAAAATCAGGAACAACATTAGAACCATCTGTTGGATTTAAATTATTCAGAGAAGAATTATACAAACAATACAAAGATAAAGCACCAGAACGAATTGTGGCAATTACTGATCCAGAAAAAGGTGTATTGCACGATCTAGCTGTTAAGAATAAATATGCAATGTTCCCGATTTATTCAAGTATTGGTGGACGTTATTCAACATTAACACCAAGTGGGTTGTTAGTAGCTGGATTAGTAGGTATTAATTACAAAGATTTAATTAATGGTGCTAACCAAGCAAGAACTGATTTATTTAAAACTGGTGATTTAACCAAAAACACTGCTTTTTGTTATGCAGCACTAAGATATTATCTTTACACTGAACTTAAAAAAGATGTTGAAATTGCTGTAACTTATGAAGAACAACATGAATATTTAATGCTTCAACATCGTCAATTATTTGGTGAAAGTGAAGGTAAAGGTTTAAATTCTTTATTCCCAACTTATTCAGTAAATACAACTGATTTACACTCAATGGGACAACTATACCAACAAGGTAAGAAGATTTTCTTTGAAACAGTATTTTCATTTGAAAAAGGTAATAGTAACTGCTTAAAATTAGCTAAATCTCAATTTGATAACGATGATCAATTAGATTACATTGCTAACAAATCAGTTAACGAATTAAACTACGTTGCATGTCAAGCGACAAAACTAGCTCATGCTAATGCTGATGTTCCAATCATTGAAATTGATGTTGAACAAAACAATGCTTATGCATTTGGTTATGTTTATTACTGAATGTGTATAGCAACTTCTGCTTCATGTTTATTACTAGGACACGATCCATACGACCAGCCTGGGGTTGAAGATTACAAACAAAGAATGTTCAAAATGTTAGGTAAGTAA
- the rpmJ gene encoding 50S ribosomal protein L36, whose protein sequence is MKVRSSVKPICKDCKVIRRQRVVRVICKTPKHKQRQG, encoded by the coding sequence ATGAAAGTAAGATCATCAGTAAAACCAATTTGCAAGGATTGCAAAGTTATTAGACGTCAAAGGGTTGTAAGAGTTATCTGCAAAACCCCTAAACACAAACAAAGACAAGGATAG
- a CDS encoding serine/threonine-protein kinase codes for MANNKPNKANKKNNRSNVYLIPNDKLFNQYVIIKQLAEGGMNSVIYTARNIMAEPNKVHGAKKSIVVVKIVKKNPEDSEDKWTKLRQELITSSRISHPNLISTYDISDNELIVERNNRFIRLEDIVVIVMEYVQGVTLRKYISTKGSLSVKEALYYFRRMVEGIQKLHNYSHKIIHRDLKPENLMLSKDYRELKIIDFGIASSITTDAALKILTNEQALFGTEDYMCPDVLDKEIVFDEHKKPVINPKTNGPLTQRKKPTVQYDFYAFGVILFEMITGQKPFIKQNKKGQEVINLPKQYDVPLMKAMGFDVPNSVENIVFRCMASKKEDRKFRYNSCEEILIDLNNIEANKDEELLKPIEKRVLQQDELFKPTEITVESEPIIFKYWTFWLITGLVILIILLTTGLLIYNFTGTK; via the coding sequence ATGGCTAATAATAAGCCAAATAAAGCCAATAAAAAAAATAACCGTTCGAATGTTTATCTAATCCCGAATGACAAATTATTTAATCAATATGTCATTATCAAACAGCTTGCTGAAGGGGGGATGAACTCTGTCATTTATACTGCCAGAAACATCATGGCAGAGCCTAATAAAGTTCATGGTGCTAAAAAAAGCATTGTTGTTGTTAAGATTGTTAAGAAGAATCCAGAAGACAGCGAAGATAAATGAACTAAATTACGCCAAGAACTAATTACTTCTTCAAGAATTAGTCATCCCAACTTGATTTCAACATATGATATTTCAGATAACGAACTAATCGTTGAACGTAACAATCGTTTTATTCGTTTAGAAGATATTGTTGTTATCGTGATGGAATACGTCCAAGGTGTGACGTTAAGAAAATATATCTCGACCAAAGGTAGTCTGTCAGTTAAAGAAGCGCTGTATTACTTCAGAAGAATGGTTGAAGGGATACAAAAATTACATAACTATTCGCATAAAATCATTCACCGTGACCTTAAGCCTGAAAACTTAATGTTATCAAAGGACTATCGTGAATTAAAGATTATTGACTTCGGGATTGCTTCATCAATTACGACTGATGCTGCTTTAAAAATCTTAACCAACGAACAAGCATTATTTGGAACAGAAGATTATATGTGTCCTGATGTGCTTGATAAAGAAATTGTTTTTGACGAACACAAAAAACCAGTTATCAATCCTAAAACCAACGGACCACTAACCCAAAGAAAAAAACCAACTGTTCAATATGACTTTTATGCTTTTGGGGTAATTTTGTTTGAAATGATCACAGGACAAAAACCGTTCATCAAACAAAATAAAAAAGGCCAAGAAGTAATTAATTTACCTAAACAATACGATGTGCCTTTGATGAAAGCGATGGGTTTTGATGTTCCCAACAGTGTTGAGAACATTGTTTTTCGCTGTATGGCATCGAAAAAAGAAGATCGCAAGTTTAGATATAATTCGTGTGAAGAAATTTTAATTGATCTTAATAATATTGAAGCTAATAAAGACGAAGAACTATTAAAGCCAATTGAAAAACGGGTTTTACAACAAGATGAATTATTCAAACCAACTGAAATCACTGTAGAATCTGAACCAATTATTTTTAAATATTGAACGTTTTGATTAATCACAGGGTTGGTAATTTTAATTATTTTATTAACAACTGGATTGTTAATTTATAACTTTACAGGAACTAAATAA
- the infA gene encoding translation initiation factor IF-1, producing MKESNLSIKGVVKEIIKGDKFKVLLENNLLIEAHVSGKIRMHKIRILPGDSVEVEFSPYDLTKGRITYRH from the coding sequence ATGAAAGAATCAAACCTCAGTATAAAAGGTGTTGTGAAAGAGATTATTAAAGGTGACAAATTTAAAGTATTACTAGAAAATAATCTTTTAATTGAAGCACATGTTTCAGGCAAAATTAGAATGCACAAAATTCGTATTTTACCTGGTGACAGTGTGGAAGTTGAATTTAGCCCTTATGATCTAACTAAAGGGCGAATTACTTATCGTCATTAA
- the def gene encoding peptide deformylase, with product MKTPLKPSNDWLVTDANERMREVCKTVTFPLNQEVLDTIDKMLAYIDESFYDRADQYKIRPGIGIAANQLGLYQRMFYIHFTDFCNQEHKYLLINPEWIEKSANKAYLSVGEGCLSVPKDKDGYVIRAEKVKLKGFDYLQQKEVTIEAHGLLSMCLQHEMDHLEGKFYYDSINMMKPYFTKPEWVCLEQKPCGDCKK from the coding sequence ATGAAAACACCATTAAAGCCATCTAATGATTGACTAGTAACAGACGCTAATGAAAGAATGCGAGAAGTCTGTAAAACAGTAACATTTCCATTAAATCAAGAGGTGCTAGATACTATTGATAAGATGTTAGCTTATATTGATGAAAGCTTTTATGATCGAGCTGACCAATATAAGATTAGACCAGGTATCGGAATTGCAGCTAACCAATTAGGCTTATATCAAAGAATGTTTTATATTCATTTTACTGATTTTTGTAACCAAGAACATAAATATTTATTAATCAATCCAGAATGGATTGAAAAAAGTGCTAACAAGGCTTATTTAAGTGTTGGTGAAGGTTGTTTGTCAGTGCCTAAGGATAAAGACGGATATGTGATTCGTGCTGAAAAAGTTAAATTAAAAGGTTTTGATTATTTACAACAAAAAGAAGTAACAATTGAAGCACATGGATTGTTATCAATGTGCTTACAACATGAAATGGATCATTTAGAAGGTAAATTTTATTATGATTCAATCAACATGATGAAGCCTTATTTCACCAAACCTGAATGGGTTTGTTTAGAACAAAAACCTTGTGGTGATTGTAAAAAATAA
- the rpsK gene encoding 30S ribosomal protein S11, whose translation MAKKKKTVASNGIAHIHATSNNSIITITDINGNALTWSSSGAIGYKGAKKKTPYSAGVAAEKAAKEAMAMGLATVKVYVNGVGRGKETAIRSLAACGLTITEIHDVTPIPHNGCRPPKKPR comes from the coding sequence ATGGCTAAGAAGAAAAAAACAGTTGCCAGCAATGGGATTGCTCACATTCACGCAACTTCAAACAACTCAATTATTACCATCACTGACATTAATGGTAACGCTTTAACTTGATCATCTTCAGGTGCAATTGGGTATAAAGGTGCTAAGAAAAAAACACCTTACTCAGCTGGTGTAGCTGCTGAAAAAGCTGCTAAAGAAGCTATGGCAATGGGTCTAGCTACTGTTAAAGTTTATGTAAATGGTGTTGGTAGAGGTAAAGAAACTGCAATTCGTTCATTGGCTGCTTGTGGATTAACAATTACTGAAATCCACGATGTAACACCAATTCCTCACAACGGTTGCCGTCCTCCTAAAAAACCTCGTTAA
- a CDS encoding DNA-directed RNA polymerase subunit alpha: MQQFLRYNINVIKEDNDKNYGKYIIKPLERGFGVTIGNALRRVMLSHLPGSSVFALKIEGASHEFGFIPGVKEDVTEIVLNVKNLVVWINDNVISDQDLIDTPIEKWPVMTIRAKKAGIIKAGDIECPPGFEIINKELEICTLSEDAELNIDIYATRGRGFKPAADNRAEIGSLSIIPVDSNFSPIIKVGYQVEEKTSDVLTDELIIEVATNGLIKSGDAIGMASKILSDHLKPLIDINKSLHDIQVLNEKNVEEKNKKLSIPIEQLDLTVRSYNCLKRHGIQTVEELVTRSKSEIENIRNLGKKSVREINKKLSELYDLKLKNN; encoded by the coding sequence ATGCAACAATTTCTGCGATATAACATCAACGTTATTAAAGAAGATAACGACAAAAACTATGGTAAATACATCATCAAACCTTTAGAAAGAGGTTTTGGTGTAACTATTGGTAACGCTTTAAGAAGAGTAATGCTAAGCCATTTACCAGGTTCATCTGTGTTTGCTCTTAAAATTGAGGGTGCTTCACATGAATTTGGATTTATTCCAGGCGTTAAAGAAGACGTTACTGAAATCGTTTTGAATGTTAAAAACTTAGTTGTTTGAATTAACGACAACGTGATTAGCGATCAAGACTTAATCGATACTCCAATTGAAAAATGACCAGTAATGACAATCCGTGCTAAAAAAGCTGGAATTATTAAAGCTGGTGACATTGAATGTCCTCCTGGATTTGAAATTATTAACAAAGAATTAGAAATCTGTACTTTATCAGAAGATGCAGAATTAAACATTGACATCTACGCAACTAGAGGTCGTGGTTTTAAACCTGCTGCTGATAACCGTGCTGAAATCGGTTCATTATCGATCATTCCAGTAGACTCAAACTTCAGTCCAATTATTAAAGTTGGTTACCAAGTTGAAGAAAAAACTTCAGATGTACTAACTGATGAATTAATTATTGAAGTTGCTACTAACGGTTTAATTAAATCTGGTGATGCAATCGGAATGGCTTCAAAAATTCTTTCTGACCATTTAAAACCATTAATTGATATCAATAAATCATTACATGATATTCAAGTTTTAAACGAAAAGAATGTTGAAGAAAAGAACAAAAAACTTTCAATTCCAATTGAACAATTAGATTTAACTGTTCGTTCATACAATTGTCTAAAACGTCACGGGATTCAAACAGTTGAAGAATTAGTAACACGTTCTAAATCTGAAATTGAAAATATCCGTAATTTAGGTAAAAAATCAGTTCGTGAAATTAATAAGAAATTAAGTGAACTGTACGATTTAAAACTTAAGAATAACTAA
- the rsgA gene encoding ribosome small subunit-dependent GTPase A, with product MIARIIEINANDLFCEINNQIIKLHAPGKWKYQKIKLVANDLLEVNDSYEIIKLIDRKNYLNRPKVANLDYVILVFSLKDPELNLKQLMKFMIYFESQLNFKPLIAFSKLDLLKNYEEFNKIYQALIDSNYQVFRLNNDQDFDQLKNLIKDKTTLFCGHSGVGKSTLIKRLDNSIQIWTQEVSTKLKRGKNTTTSTKLYRFLDGYLVDSPGFSIFKLELSKEQLSYGLIDFKNLQTLCKFKDCQHLENSIDCAVKKQINTLIYQIYLSLISTIF from the coding sequence ATGATTGCTCGGATTATTGAAATCAATGCCAATGATTTGTTTTGTGAGATCAATAATCAAATCATAAAACTCCATGCTCCTGGTAAGTGAAAATACCAAAAAATTAAACTGGTAGCTAACGACTTATTAGAAGTTAATGATTCATATGAAATCATTAAATTAATTGATCGTAAGAATTATTTAAATAGACCAAAGGTTGCTAATTTGGACTATGTAATTTTGGTATTTTCACTTAAAGATCCAGAATTAAATTTAAAACAATTAATGAAGTTTATGATCTATTTTGAATCGCAATTAAACTTCAAACCACTGATTGCTTTTTCTAAACTGGATTTGTTAAAAAACTACGAAGAATTTAACAAAATTTATCAAGCATTGATTGATAGCAACTATCAAGTTTTTAGACTTAATAATGATCAAGATTTTGATCAATTAAAAAATTTAATTAAAGATAAAACAACATTATTTTGTGGTCATAGTGGAGTTGGTAAATCAACCTTAATTAAACGCCTGGATAATTCGATTCAAATCTGAACTCAAGAAGTATCAACTAAACTTAAACGGGGAAAAAATACAACAACATCAACAAAACTTTATCGTTTTTTAGATGGTTATTTAGTTGATTCACCAGGGTTTTCTATTTTTAAATTAGAACTAAGCAAAGAACAATTAAGTTATGGCTTAATTGATTTTAAGAATTTACAAACTTTATGTAAATTTAAGGATTGCCAACATTTAGAAAACAGCATTGATTGCGCTGTTAAAAAACAGATTAATACATTAATCTATCAAATATATTTAAGTCTAATCAGCACGATATTTTAA